A DNA window from Camelina sativa cultivar DH55 chromosome 17, Cs, whole genome shotgun sequence contains the following coding sequences:
- the LOC104757162 gene encoding purine permease 1-like gives MKYGLLIINCIILTIGTCGGPLLTRLYYNNGGKRIWFMSFLSTAGCPIILIPLLFSFLNRRNRNKAENVAKTELFLMETPLFIASTVIGLLIGLDNYLYAYGLRYLPVSTSSLIIGTQLAFNALFAFLLVKQKFTPFSINAVVLLTVGTGILALHSDGDKPANESHREYVVGFLMTVIAAVLYAFILPLVELTYKKARQEITFPLVLEIQMVMCLSATCFCVVGMFIVGDFKVIAKEAREFKIGGSAFYYALIVITGIIWQGFFLGAIGIVFCASSLASGVLISVLLPMTEVLAVVCFREKFQAEKCASLLLSLWGFVSYFYGEFKSGKKVVDKPQQTETELPTTLPAVSDSVA, from the exons ATGAAGTATGGTCTGTTGATCATAAACTGTATTATACTCACTATAGGAACATGTGGAGGTCCTTTGTTAACTCGTCTCTACTACAACAATGGTGGAAAACGAATCTGGTTCATGAGCTTCCTATCAACCGCTGGTTGTCCAATCATCCTCATCCCTCTCTTGTTCTCCTTTCTCAACCGCCGCAACCGCAACAAGGCCGAAAACGTAGCGAAAACAGAGCTTTTCTTAATGGAAACTCCTCTGTTCATCGCCTCTACTGTCATAGGGCTGCTCATAGGACTTGACAACTACTTATACGCTTACGGGTTACGGTATCTGCCAGTTTCCACTTCATCCCTCATAATCGGAACTCAACTAGCTTTCAATGCTCTCTTCGCTTTCTTGCTGGTCAAGCAAAAGTTCACTCCCTTCTCTATAAACGCAGTCGTTTTGTTGACGGTTGGTACTGGAATCCTTGCGTTGCACAGCGACGGAGACAAACCGGCTAACGAGAGCCACAGAGAGTATGTTGTTGGGTTCTTGATGACTGTGATTGCAGCTGTTCTCTATGCTTTCATATTGCCGCTCGTTGAGCTCACTTACAAGAAAGCTCGACAAGAAATCACTTTCCCACTTGTGCTCGAGATTCAGATGGTTATGTGCCTTTCTGCTACTTGCTTTTGCGTTGTTGGGATGTTCATCGTTGGAGATTTTAAG GTGATAGCGAAAGAAGCAAGAGAGTTCAAGATCGGAGGATCTGCGTTTTACTATGCACTGATAGTGATCACAGGAATAATATGGCAAGGTTTCTTCTTAGGAGCCATAGGGATTGTGTTCTGTGCATCGTCTCTAGCTTCAGGTGTTCTCATAAGTGTTCTGCTTCCGATGACAGAGGTTTTGGCCGTCGTTTGTTTCCGGGAGAAGTTTCAAGCTGAGAAATGTgcctctctccttctctctctgtgGGGATTCGTCTCTTACTTCTACGGTGAGTTTAAATCCGGCAAGAAAGTTGTCGACAAACCTCAGCAGACGGAGACAGAGTTGCCTACTACTCTTCCTGCAGTTAGTGATTCTGTTgcttaa